The Zavarzinella sp. sequence GTATTTGAAGAACTACCAACGAATCGTTTTTCCCGATTCCGTTCTCTGTACTCTCAACGTCACGAAGAAATCACTTTGTTGCAACGGAAAACCATCAGTTGCTATGAAACCGACCTGTTGGCGGATCGTGCTCATCGCTTCATTTATGACTTTGATGACGCAGTCTGGCTACGCGACTCTTATTCAAACAAAGGATTGTATTCAAGTAAGCAAATGGCAAGATTTCGCAGGATAGTCCGGGCAGCAGACACCGTTGTCGCCGGCAATCAATTTTTATTGGAACAGGCACTAGACATGGGTGCAAAACGGGCCCGCTTGATTCCAACTTGTGTCGATCCTTATTTGTATCCATTGGCTGAGCATTCCGAATGGAACCGAGATCTGGTCTGGATTGGGTCTTCAAGCACGCTGAAAGGCATTCAGATGTTTGGCAGAATATTAGACCAGATCCATCTGGCACTACCCAAAACCCGTTTACGCTCCATTTGCGACCACCACCCCCGGCTGGAAAGAATGCCCGTTGTGGAAATCCCATGGAAAGAAGAGACGGAAGCTCATGAGATCGCCAAAGGTGCAATCGGAATCAGTTGGCTGCCTGAAGACGATTGGAGCCGTGGCAAATGTGGTTTGAAAATCCTGCAGTACA is a genomic window containing:
- a CDS encoding glycosyltransferase family 4 protein; this translates as MLQVRALVSSTHHVCVRYRLEAFRAAWQEQGCKLVFEELPTNRFSRFRSLYSQRHEEITLLQRKTISCYETDLLADRAHRFIYDFDDAVWLRDSYSNKGLYSSKQMARFRRIVRAADTVVAGNQFLLEQALDMGAKRARLIPTCVDPYLYPLAEHSEWNRDLVWIGSSSTLKGIQMFGRILDQIHLALPKTRLRSICDHHPRLERMPVVEIPWKEETEAHEIAKGAIGISWLPEDDWSRGKCGLKILQYMAAGLPVVTNDIGVHREMVHDGLNGFLVKTPAEWIEAIRFLQRHPQIRQQMGMEGRRIVEEKYSIEVGAAAWLQLMQPSQPALVAAAA